The genomic window ATGCGCTGTAATCGTTCTGCTAATGCTTCATATTGCGGCTGTATATCAGTCTTGGTTAAGAGAATTCTATCTGCGTAACCAATTTGCGCTTGGGCTATGGCAAAATCGTTGAGTTGTTTATCTGCATGAACCGCATCCACCAAAGTAATGATGCCATCCAATAAAAAACGTTCACATAAAATTTCGTGTGAGAAAAAAGTTTTGGTTATAGGACCCGGATCGGCCATTCCCGTGCATTCAATCACTAAGCGGTCAAAATTAAGCTTACCGCTATCAATACCATCCAATAAATCTAATAATGCATTTTCAAGTTCATTAGAACGGCTACAACAAATACAGCCATTACTTAATGTGGTAATTTGAGTTGCCCGATCACCAATTAAGGCATTATCAATCGGCACTTCGCCAAATTCGTTTTCAATAACCGCAATTTTATGTCCATGGTCAGCTTGGAGTATGTGACGCAGTAAGGTCGTTTTACCTGCTCCGAGAAAGCCAGTTAGAATAGTGACGGGAATAGGTTTCATACAGTTATCCTCATTGCATCATCCATTAACAGCAGCGAAATCCACCCTTACCACTGCCACCATAACGAGCATCCTGACGCTCACGAAAAAACTCTTTGTAGGTCATGACGGGTTTATCTGGATGGTTATCTTTCATATGTTGCACATAAGTATCATAGTCAGGAACACCCACTAGCATGCGTGCAGCTTGCCCGAGATATTTACCTGTTTTACCTAGATTTCCAAACATAATACTTGCGCTCCAATAGCTGTGCCCCACAACGATTGCGGGGCACTCATTTTTAACTAAAGATTAATGTGAAGCAGTTTTCACACCTTCTTTAGGAACTGGTACATAAGGTGTTTCTTTATCAGTACGATTTGGGTTTTTCTGTGCTTTCATTGCGACTTTGATACCATAGAAAATAATACCGTAGACGACAACTAGGAACAGAATACTTAGACCCGCATTCGTGTAGTTATTGATAATAATATGATTCATATCAGTAACTTGTTGCGCAGTTAAATCTGCACCGCCAGCGGCAATTTTCTCTTTGTAAGATTTCGCCAGATAGAGGAAGCCTTCTAATTGCGGATTATCACTGAACAGTTTCAATCCTAACGCCCAAGTTGTACAAATCAATAACCAAACTGCTGGTAGCACAGTAACCCAAATATATTTGCTACGTTTCATCTTCACTAAGACAACTGTACTTAGGACTAACGCGACCGCAGCTAACATTTGGTTCGAGATACC from Providencia sneebia DSM 19967 includes these protein-coding regions:
- the yjiA gene encoding GTPase yields the protein MKPIPVTILTGFLGAGKTTLLRHILQADHGHKIAVIENEFGEVPIDNALIGDRATQITTLSNGCICCSRSNELENALLDLLDGIDSGKLNFDRLVIECTGMADPGPITKTFFSHEILCERFLLDGIITLVDAVHADKQLNDFAIAQAQIGYADRILLTKTDIQPQYEALAERLQRINARAPIYPVVNGDIDLNLLFDIQGFLLDPTLNVSQPKFRFTPEKQNEVSSIVVKFDYPVELMEVSQVMEDLLLGFADNLLRYKGILSIKDESKRLLFQGVQRLYSADWDRDWQENEKRESVLVFIGVNLPEEEIREKFAQLA
- a CDS encoding YbdD/YjiX family protein, which gives rise to MFGNLGKTGKYLGQAARMLVGVPDYDTYVQHMKDNHPDKPVMTYKEFFRERQDARYGGSGKGGFRCC